From a region of the Actinomadura luzonensis genome:
- a CDS encoding universal stress protein yields MIIVGVDGSRAGLEAAGWAAREAALRDVPLTVAHAMPRWACETESGRYAEVAGWMRDGGRTVLAAGEARARRERPKIDVRTVFLPGDPRTALVRAAADAELVVLGSHGVGGVRGLLVGSVAYGVAGHAPCAVVVVRELPSLPRGEIVVGVDGSPMAGRVLDFAFAEADLRGTALRAVHAWSWADVRGLGPADPDDERDELLVLKETLAGHRERHPDVPVIEEVVHGHPVEVLRQAAAGADLLVAGSHGHGTFSGMVMGSVSQGLLHESPCPFVVVRRGR; encoded by the coding sequence ATGATCATTGTCGGGGTCGACGGGTCCCGCGCCGGACTGGAGGCCGCGGGCTGGGCCGCGCGCGAGGCCGCGCTGCGCGACGTGCCGCTGACCGTGGCGCACGCCATGCCCAGGTGGGCGTGCGAGACCGAGAGCGGCCGCTACGCCGAGGTGGCCGGCTGGATGCGGGACGGAGGCCGTACCGTGCTCGCCGCCGGCGAGGCCCGCGCCCGCCGGGAACGCCCGAAGATCGACGTGCGGACCGTGTTCCTGCCCGGCGACCCCCGCACCGCGCTGGTCAGGGCCGCCGCGGACGCCGAGCTGGTGGTGCTCGGCAGCCACGGCGTCGGCGGCGTGCGCGGGCTGCTGGTCGGCTCGGTCGCCTACGGCGTCGCCGGGCACGCGCCGTGCGCCGTCGTCGTGGTGCGCGAGCTGCCGTCGCTGCCGCGCGGCGAGATCGTCGTCGGCGTGGACGGCTCGCCCATGGCCGGGCGGGTGCTCGACTTCGCCTTCGCCGAGGCCGACCTGCGCGGCACCGCCCTGCGGGCCGTGCACGCCTGGTCCTGGGCGGACGTGCGCGGGCTCGGCCCGGCCGACCCCGACGACGAGCGCGACGAGCTGCTCGTGCTGAAGGAGACCCTGGCCGGGCACCGCGAACGGCACCCGGACGTGCCGGTGATCGAGGAGGTCGTGCACGGCCACCCGGTCGAGGTGCTGCGGCAGGCCGCCGCCGGCGCGGACCTGCTGGTCGCCGGCTCGCACGGGCACGGCACGTTCTCCGGCATGGTGATGGGCTCGGTCAGCCAGGGCCTCCTGCACGAGTCGCCCTGCCCGTTCGTCGTGGTGAGGAGAGGACGATGA
- a CDS encoding HAD family hydrolase has protein sequence MRPLALFDLDRTLLDLDTALARWAAEFAAGRGLGPEAVALVTALDAELRPDRGRFFAELRRRFGLPEPAEELREAFRRRLPYLAGCYPGVREALAGLRAEGWRVGIVTNGAADRQLGKIRRTGLGELVDGYAISDAEGVRKPAAELFAIAARRCGTGLAAGGWMVGDNPATDVAGARAAGLRSVWIDHGTWPAHANVADHVVGHVLAGVEVVRDACSGGAGRVVT, from the coding sequence ATGCGGCCGCTCGCGCTCTTCGACCTGGACCGGACCCTGCTCGACCTGGACACGGCGCTGGCGCGCTGGGCGGCGGAGTTCGCGGCGGGGCGCGGGCTGGGGCCGGAGGCGGTGGCGCTGGTGACGGCGCTCGACGCGGAGCTGCGCCCGGACCGCGGCCGGTTCTTCGCCGAGCTGCGGCGCCGGTTCGGCCTGCCGGAGCCGGCGGAGGAGCTGCGGGAGGCGTTCCGGCGGCGGCTGCCGTACCTGGCGGGCTGTTATCCAGGGGTCCGCGAGGCGCTGGCGGGGCTGCGCGCGGAGGGGTGGCGCGTCGGGATCGTCACGAACGGCGCGGCGGACCGGCAGCTCGGCAAGATCCGCCGGACGGGGCTGGGCGAGCTGGTGGACGGCTACGCGATCTCCGACGCCGAGGGCGTGCGCAAGCCGGCGGCGGAGCTGTTCGCGATCGCGGCCCGCCGCTGCGGCACGGGCCTGGCGGCGGGCGGCTGGATGGTGGGCGACAACCCGGCCACGGACGTGGCGGGGGCCAGGGCGGCGGGGCTGCGCAGCGTGTGGATCGACCACGGCACCTGGCCGGCGCACGCGAACGTGGCCGACCATGTGGTCGGCCACGTCCTGGCGGGTGTCGAGGTGGTGCGGGACGCCTGCTCCGGCGGAGCAGGCCGCGTGGTCACTTGA
- a CDS encoding DoxX family membrane protein, whose protein sequence is MAATVSKPAAQAGIATEARRPVDYVWAITRIAIGWIFLWAFLDKTFGWGFATPAAKSWINGGSPTTGFLKGTGENALGGFFSSLAGQAWVDWLFMLGLLGVGLALVLGIGTRIAAGAGTAMLVLMWAAELPLANNPFMDEHLIYSIVIIGLALANAGAVFGLGTLRFVRENAWLK, encoded by the coding sequence ATGGCCGCCACCGTCAGCAAGCCTGCCGCGCAGGCCGGCATCGCCACCGAGGCACGCCGCCCCGTCGACTACGTCTGGGCCATCACCCGGATCGCGATCGGCTGGATCTTCCTGTGGGCCTTCCTCGACAAGACCTTCGGCTGGGGCTTCGCCACTCCCGCCGCCAAGTCCTGGATCAACGGCGGCAGCCCCACCACCGGCTTCCTCAAGGGCACCGGCGAGAACGCGCTCGGCGGCTTCTTCAGCTCCCTGGCCGGACAGGCCTGGGTGGACTGGCTGTTCATGCTCGGCCTGCTGGGCGTGGGCCTGGCGCTGGTCCTCGGCATCGGCACCCGGATCGCGGCCGGCGCGGGCACCGCGATGCTGGTCCTCATGTGGGCGGCCGAGCTGCCCCTGGCCAACAACCCGTTCATGGACGAGCACCTGATCTACTCGATCGTCATCATCGGCCTGGCGCTCGCCAACGCCGGCGCGGTCTTCGGCCTCGGCACCCTGCGGTTCGTCCGCGAGAACGCATGGCTCAAGTGA
- a CDS encoding cation-translocating P-type ATPase yields MRTASPVRPGLTSAEAAARLAADGPNTLPAARRASPVVLLLREMAHFFALLLWAAAGLALLAGMPQLAVAIVVVVLLNGAFAFAQEYRADRAAQRLGELIPANAVVRRDGERRLVPAAELVAGDVVLLEAGDRVSADLELAEAHALAVNESMLTGESRPVRPGAGEAAHAGTFVVEGQAEAVVTATGARTRLAAIARLTREARRPPSPLAVQLGKVVRIVAGIALAVGAAFFGLAVLLGMDPGQGFLFALGVTVALVPEGLLPTVTLSLARAAQRMAARNALVRHLEAVETLGSATFICTDKTGTLTRNEMTVAEVWAPSCPRPEVMRSAVLSSTGRMSGGRPVGDPMEVALHVEALRVGADLTGEVVRRFPFDPVRRRASVVVGGRLHLKGAPDAVLPLCRPAPGVEDELARMSEHGLRVLAVATGQGEDERDLELLGLVGLHDPPRDDVAEAIWKCRIAGIRLAMVTGDHPGTARAIAREVGLLGPDELVVTGAELPGDDAALGELLDCDGVVVARVTPEDKLRIARALRSRGHVVAMTGDGVNDGPALREADIGVAMGRSGTDVAREAADLVLLDDHFATIVAAVELGRATYANVRRFLTYHLTDNVAELTPFAVWALSGGTIPLAIGVLQVLALDIGTDLLPALALGAEPANPRTMDGPARTGNLVDRRVLARVFGVLGPAQALAEMAAFAGVLLLGGWRPGLAPGAGLLAAASGTAFAAVVLGQFANAFACRSESRWIGRLRWRANPLLLGAVAFEAGMLLFFLAVPPVARVLGGAFPPAAGWALAAAAIPVMVLADAAHKGWRARKRTKGP; encoded by the coding sequence ATGAGGACCGCCTCGCCCGTACGGCCGGGCCTGACCTCCGCCGAGGCCGCCGCCCGCCTGGCCGCCGACGGGCCCAACACCCTGCCGGCCGCCCGCCGCGCCTCTCCCGTCGTGCTCCTGCTGCGCGAGATGGCGCACTTCTTCGCCTTGCTGCTGTGGGCGGCGGCCGGGCTGGCGCTGCTGGCCGGGATGCCGCAGCTCGCCGTGGCCATCGTCGTCGTGGTGCTGCTCAACGGCGCGTTCGCCTTCGCCCAGGAGTACCGCGCGGACCGGGCCGCGCAGCGGCTCGGCGAGCTGATCCCGGCGAACGCGGTGGTCCGCAGGGACGGCGAGCGCCGGCTCGTCCCCGCCGCCGAGCTGGTCGCCGGCGACGTGGTGCTGCTGGAGGCGGGCGACCGCGTCTCGGCGGACCTGGAGCTGGCCGAGGCGCACGCGCTGGCGGTCAACGAGTCGATGCTGACCGGGGAGAGCCGGCCCGTCCGGCCCGGGGCGGGCGAGGCCGCCCACGCGGGGACGTTCGTGGTGGAGGGCCAGGCCGAGGCCGTCGTCACCGCCACCGGGGCGCGGACCAGGCTGGCCGCGATCGCCCGGCTGACCCGCGAGGCGCGCCGCCCGCCGAGCCCGCTCGCCGTGCAGCTCGGCAAGGTGGTGCGGATCGTCGCCGGGATCGCGCTCGCCGTCGGCGCGGCCTTCTTCGGGCTGGCCGTGCTGCTCGGGATGGATCCCGGGCAGGGCTTCCTGTTCGCGCTGGGGGTGACGGTGGCGCTGGTGCCCGAGGGGCTGCTGCCGACCGTGACGCTGTCGCTGGCGCGCGCCGCGCAGCGCATGGCGGCCAGGAACGCCCTGGTACGGCACCTGGAGGCGGTCGAGACGCTCGGCTCGGCCACGTTCATCTGCACCGACAAGACCGGCACGCTGACCCGCAACGAGATGACCGTCGCCGAGGTGTGGGCGCCCTCCTGCCCGCGCCCCGAGGTGATGCGCTCGGCCGTGCTCAGCTCCACCGGCCGGATGAGCGGCGGCCGGCCGGTCGGCGACCCGATGGAGGTCGCGCTGCACGTCGAGGCGCTGCGGGTGGGGGCGGACCTGACGGGCGAGGTCGTCCGGCGGTTCCCGTTCGACCCGGTGCGCCGCCGCGCCTCGGTCGTGGTGGGCGGCCGGCTGCACCTCAAGGGCGCGCCCGACGCGGTGCTGCCGCTGTGCCGGCCGGCGCCGGGCGTGGAGGACGAGCTGGCCCGGATGAGCGAGCACGGGCTGCGGGTCCTCGCCGTCGCGACGGGCCAGGGGGAGGACGAGCGGGACCTGGAGCTGCTGGGCCTGGTCGGCCTGCACGACCCGCCGCGCGACGACGTCGCCGAGGCCATCTGGAAGTGCCGCATCGCCGGGATCAGGCTGGCCATGGTCACCGGCGACCATCCCGGCACCGCCCGCGCCATCGCCCGCGAGGTCGGCCTGCTGGGCCCGGACGAGCTGGTCGTCACCGGCGCCGAGCTGCCCGGCGACGACGCCGCGCTCGGCGAGCTGCTGGACTGCGACGGCGTGGTCGTCGCCCGCGTCACCCCCGAGGACAAGCTGCGCATCGCCCGCGCGCTGCGCTCGCGCGGCCACGTCGTCGCCATGACCGGCGACGGCGTCAACGACGGGCCGGCGCTGCGCGAGGCCGACATCGGCGTGGCGATGGGCCGCTCCGGCACCGACGTCGCCCGCGAGGCCGCCGATCTGGTGCTGCTGGACGACCACTTCGCCACCATCGTCGCGGCCGTCGAGCTGGGCCGGGCGACCTACGCCAACGTGCGCCGCTTCCTCACCTACCACCTGACCGACAACGTGGCCGAGCTGACCCCGTTCGCCGTGTGGGCGCTGAGCGGCGGCACGATCCCGCTGGCGATCGGCGTGCTCCAGGTGCTCGCCCTCGACATCGGCACCGACCTGCTGCCCGCGCTCGCCCTCGGCGCCGAGCCCGCCAACCCGCGCACCATGGACGGCCCCGCCCGCACCGGCAACCTCGTGGACCGGCGGGTCCTCGCCCGCGTCTTCGGCGTGCTCGGCCCCGCCCAGGCGCTGGCCGAGATGGCGGCCTTCGCCGGGGTGCTGCTGCTCGGCGGCTGGCGTCCCGGGCTCGCGCCGGGGGCGGGGCTGCTGGCCGCGGCGTCCGGCACCGCGTTCGCCGCCGTCGTGCTCGGCCAGTTCGCCAACGCCTTCGCCTGCCGCAGCGAGTCCCGCTGGATCGGCCGGCTGCGGTGGCGGGCCAACCCGCTGCTGCTCGGGGCGGTCGCCTTCGAGGCCGGGATGTTGCTGTTCTTCCTCGCCGTGCCGCCGGTCGCCCGGGTGCTCGGCGGCGCGTTCCCGCCCGCCGCGGGGTGGGCGCTGGCGGCGGCCGCGATCCCCGTCATGGTGCTGGCCGACGCCGCGCACAAGGGGTGGCGGGCCAGGAAGAGGACCAAAGGCCCGTGA
- the hypE gene encoding hydrogenase expression/formation protein HypE: MSTGFDPLAATCPAPLTEDERVLLGHGSGGRLMAELLADLTPRLGAPATEDAALVTTGAPEIVVSTDGFVVTPRFFPGGDIGSLAVHGTVNDLAMRGAVPVALTLAYIVEEGLPLEELRRVTASVAAAARACDVPVVTGDTKVVGRGAADGLYVTTTGVGVRLPGAHVSAAGGRPGDAVLLSGPIGLHGVTILSTREGLGFETGIASDSRPLHRLAAAMITAGSCGVHALRDPTRGGLSAALNELAAASGVGVELDEPAVPVPPEVAAACDLLGLDPLHVANEGCLVAFVDPARAGAVLSAMRARPEGAQATRIGTLVAGHPGRVIMRTLVGSTRVVDLLVGEQLPRIC, from the coding sequence ATGAGCACGGGCTTCGACCCGCTCGCCGCGACCTGCCCGGCGCCGCTCACCGAGGACGAGCGCGTGCTGCTCGGCCACGGCTCCGGCGGCCGGCTCATGGCCGAGCTGCTCGCCGACCTGACCCCGCGGCTCGGCGCGCCCGCCACCGAGGACGCCGCGCTGGTCACCACCGGCGCGCCCGAGATCGTGGTGTCCACCGACGGGTTCGTGGTGACGCCGCGCTTCTTCCCCGGCGGGGACATCGGCTCGCTGGCGGTCCACGGCACGGTCAACGACCTCGCCATGCGGGGCGCGGTGCCGGTGGCGCTGACGCTGGCGTACATCGTGGAGGAGGGGCTGCCGCTGGAGGAGCTGCGCCGGGTCACCGCGTCGGTCGCCGCCGCTGCCCGCGCCTGCGACGTGCCCGTCGTCACCGGCGACACCAAGGTCGTCGGCAGGGGCGCCGCCGACGGGCTCTACGTCACCACGACCGGCGTCGGCGTCCGGCTGCCCGGGGCGCACGTCAGCGCGGCCGGCGGCCGTCCGGGGGACGCCGTGCTGCTGTCCGGGCCCATCGGCCTGCACGGCGTCACCATCCTCAGCACCCGCGAAGGGCTCGGCTTCGAGACCGGGATCGCCTCCGACAGCCGCCCGCTGCACCGCCTGGCCGCCGCGATGATCACGGCGGGGAGCTGCGGCGTGCACGCGCTGCGCGACCCCACCCGGGGCGGGCTGTCGGCCGCGCTCAACGAGCTGGCCGCGGCCTCCGGCGTCGGCGTCGAGCTGGACGAGCCGGCCGTCCCCGTGCCGCCGGAGGTGGCCGCCGCCTGCGACCTGCTCGGCCTCGACCCGCTGCACGTGGCCAACGAGGGCTGCCTGGTGGCGTTCGTGGACCCGGCGCGGGCCGGCGCGGTCCTGTCCGCGATGCGCGCGCGGCCCGAGGGCGCGCAGGCCACCAGGATCGGGACGCTGGTCGCCGGGCACCCCGGCCGGGTGATCATGCGGACGCTGGTCGGCTCGACCCGGGTCGTGGACCTGCTCGTCGGCGAGCAGCTGCCCAGGATCTGCTGA